A genome region from Nitrospira sp. includes the following:
- a CDS encoding NADP-dependent isocitrate dehydrogenase has translation MSTKADKIIYTKTDEAPMFATYSLLPIINAFSKAAGVSVELRDISLAGRILAVFPEYLTPQQKQPDALSELGELAKKPEANIIKLPNISASLPQMQAAIKELQSQGYKLPEYPENPKDDKEKDIKGRYDKVKGSAVNPVLREGNSDRRAPLSVKAHTRKHPHKMGAWSPDSKSHVSHMKGGDFFSNEKSVTTTAATDARIEFVGQDGKTTVLKPKVALQAGEVIDATFMSVKVLRTFLEEQIQDAAKQGVLFSLHMKATMMKVSDPKIFGHAVTVFYKDVFAKHGETLKKLGVDPDNGIGDLYAKIKALPEDQRKAIEADIQAVYKQRPPMAMVNSDKGITNLHVPSDIIIDASMPPVIRDSGKMWGPDGKLADTKCVIPDASYATVYREVIDFCKKHGALDPKTMGSVPNVGLMAQAAEEYGSHDKTFKAPGNGTIRVVDASGKALLEHKVEEGDIWRMCQVKDAPIRDWVKLAVTRARATGAPAIFWLNKDRAHDAQLITKVNQYLKEHDTTGLDIRIMTPADATRLSLERIKEGKDTISVTGNVLRDYLTDLFPILEIGTSAKMLSIVPLLNGGGLFETGAGGSAPKHVQQFQEEGYLRWDSLGEFLALAASLEHLAKVANNPAAKMLADTLDQANAKFLESNKSPARKVGEIDNRGSHFYLALYWAQALAQQTQDRNLAARFVKVAKEMADNEAKISGELIAAQGKPVDTGGYYHPDDAKSSKAMRPSATLNAIIDAIA, from the coding sequence ATGAGTACGAAGGCTGACAAGATCATATATACCAAGACTGATGAAGCCCCGATGTTTGCAACGTATTCGCTTTTGCCGATCATCAACGCTTTCAGTAAGGCAGCCGGTGTGTCGGTGGAATTGCGCGACATTTCGTTGGCCGGGCGTATCCTTGCCGTGTTCCCGGAGTACCTGACGCCGCAACAGAAGCAGCCGGATGCGCTGTCGGAATTGGGCGAACTAGCCAAGAAGCCGGAAGCCAATATTATCAAGCTTCCGAATATCAGCGCGTCGCTGCCTCAGATGCAGGCGGCCATCAAGGAATTGCAGAGCCAGGGCTACAAGCTGCCTGAGTATCCGGAGAATCCGAAGGACGACAAGGAAAAAGACATCAAGGGGCGCTACGACAAAGTCAAAGGCAGCGCCGTCAATCCGGTGTTGCGCGAGGGCAACTCCGACCGCCGAGCGCCTCTCTCCGTGAAGGCCCACACCAGAAAGCATCCGCATAAAATGGGTGCCTGGAGTCCGGATTCCAAGTCACATGTCAGCCATATGAAGGGCGGCGATTTTTTCTCCAACGAAAAGTCGGTGACCACGACCGCAGCGACCGATGCGCGGATCGAGTTCGTCGGGCAGGACGGCAAGACTACGGTCCTCAAGCCGAAAGTGGCCCTGCAGGCAGGGGAAGTGATTGATGCCACCTTCATGAGCGTCAAGGTCCTGCGCACGTTCCTCGAAGAGCAGATCCAGGATGCCGCCAAGCAGGGCGTCTTGTTCTCGCTGCACATGAAAGCTACCATGATGAAGGTCTCGGATCCCAAGATCTTCGGTCATGCCGTGACGGTCTTCTACAAAGATGTGTTTGCGAAGCATGGCGAAACGCTCAAGAAACTGGGTGTGGATCCGGACAACGGCATCGGCGACCTCTACGCGAAGATCAAAGCCTTGCCGGAAGATCAGCGCAAGGCGATCGAAGCCGACATCCAGGCTGTGTACAAGCAGCGGCCTCCGATGGCGATGGTGAATTCCGACAAGGGTATCACCAACCTTCATGTGCCGAGCGACATCATCATCGATGCCTCCATGCCGCCGGTCATTCGCGACAGCGGAAAGATGTGGGGGCCGGACGGGAAGCTGGCGGATACGAAGTGCGTGATCCCCGATGCCAGCTATGCAACGGTCTACCGCGAGGTCATTGATTTCTGCAAGAAGCACGGCGCGCTCGATCCGAAAACGATGGGCAGCGTACCCAACGTCGGTTTGATGGCGCAGGCGGCGGAAGAGTACGGCTCACACGACAAGACCTTCAAGGCGCCGGGCAACGGCACCATTCGCGTCGTCGATGCTTCCGGGAAGGCCCTGCTGGAGCACAAGGTTGAAGAGGGCGACATCTGGCGTATGTGTCAGGTGAAGGATGCCCCGATTCGCGATTGGGTCAAGTTGGCAGTGACCCGTGCACGAGCGACCGGCGCCCCGGCCATTTTCTGGTTGAACAAGGACCGGGCGCATGACGCGCAACTGATCACGAAGGTGAATCAGTATCTGAAGGAACACGATACAACCGGGCTCGATATCCGGATCATGACCCCTGCCGATGCGACCCGCCTCTCACTGGAGCGGATCAAGGAAGGTAAGGACACGATTTCTGTAACGGGAAACGTCTTGCGGGACTATCTGACGGACCTGTTCCCGATTCTCGAAATCGGAACCAGTGCCAAGATGCTGTCGATTGTGCCGTTGCTCAACGGTGGCGGTCTCTTCGAGACCGGTGCGGGTGGATCTGCGCCAAAGCACGTGCAGCAGTTCCAGGAAGAGGGCTATCTGCGGTGGGATTCTCTCGGAGAATTCCTGGCCTTGGCCGCGTCGTTGGAGCATCTGGCCAAAGTAGCCAACAATCCTGCTGCCAAAATGCTGGCTGATACTCTCGATCAAGCCAATGCCAAGTTCCTTGAGAGCAACAAGTCCCCAGCTCGCAAAGTCGGTGAAATTGACAATCGCGGTAGCCATTTCTATCTGGCCTTGTATTGGGCGCAGGCATTGGCACAGCAGACGCAGGATAGGAATCTGGCGGCGCGCTTCGTGAAGGTTGCTAAGGAGATGGCGGACAACGAAGCCAAAATCTCCGGCGAGTTGATCGCGGCACAAGGCAAGCCGGTTGATACTGGCGGGTACTACCATCCTGATGATGCGAAGTCGTCAAAGGCGATGCGGCCGAGTGCCACCTTGAACGCGATCATCGATGCTATTGCGTAG
- a CDS encoding 2Fe-2S iron-sulfur cluster-binding protein has protein sequence MAQEDTNVIDQPEVLRHKMVTIEISGKKYEVPEGITVIKALWHTGQEVVRGAGCLGGFCGACATYYRTKDDPKVRTCLACQMAVEDGMSFTIMPPFPARKALYDIQSLKDPKQDLFNLYPEAPLCRNCNACTEACPQKIDVREGVWKAVFGDFKSVSEMFMDCVMCGMCTPVCIADIAPNLVALYVSRAQGAHFTERPKGLDARIKEIQDGRFNEEWRKVLAMNEQELADHCATVK, from the coding sequence ATGGCACAAGAAGACACCAATGTAATTGATCAGCCGGAAGTGTTGCGCCATAAGATGGTGACGATTGAAATCTCCGGCAAGAAGTATGAAGTGCCGGAAGGTATCACCGTGATCAAGGCGCTGTGGCATACGGGGCAGGAGGTCGTGCGAGGCGCTGGCTGTCTCGGTGGCTTTTGCGGCGCCTGTGCGACCTATTACCGAACGAAGGATGATCCCAAGGTTCGAACCTGCCTGGCCTGCCAGATGGCCGTCGAAGACGGTATGTCTTTCACGATCATGCCGCCGTTTCCAGCCCGCAAGGCGCTGTACGACATTCAGTCGCTCAAAGATCCCAAGCAAGACCTCTTTAATTTGTATCCAGAGGCGCCGCTTTGTCGGAATTGCAATGCCTGTACAGAAGCGTGCCCTCAGAAAATCGATGTGCGAGAAGGGGTCTGGAAAGCCGTATTCGGTGATTTCAAGAGCGTGTCCGAAATGTTCATGGATTGCGTCATGTGCGGGATGTGCACCCCGGTTTGTATCGCTGATATTGCCCCTAATCTGGTCGCCCTGTATGTCAGCCGTGCGCAAGGCGCGCATTTCACGGAGAGGCCCAAGGGACTCGATGCGCGCATCAAAGAAATTCAGGACGGCCGCTTCAACGAAGAGTGGCGCAAAGTCCTTGCCATGAACGAACAGGAACTCGCCGATCACTGTGCAACCGTAAAGTAA
- a CDS encoding FAD-binding protein yields the protein MDIHALQQIVHQTRDARRKQTIPKFTPADRDQLIHKYHPDYRASAYRPIRFGPNANDQTVVELAALLEGDSSIVENVDLTPHYTTDVLVIGGGGAGCAAALHAHGAGAKVILATKLRLGDSNSVMAQGGMQISVAPEDSPVTHFLDTLKGGHMQNDHELLKVMVEDGPSIAKWLIELGVLFDRQADGNLHVKKGGGSSKPRLLTCSDYTGLEIMRVLKDEVLNQKIQLLEFCAAVELLSDDSGQCTGAIFKDLDNHRQVVVAAKSVILATGGIGRLHIQGFPTSNHYGATGDGLCLSYRMGAKLDHIDTFQYHPSGAVYPEQLIGALVTEGIRSEGGHLVNAKGERFVNELDTRDVVSSSIIRECEEGRGIRTMSGRIGVWLDTPLLDAEHGPGTVEKHFPAMMMQFERFGIDISKDPVLIYPTLHYQNGGVKIDANSETNVKNLFVAGEASGGLHGRNRLMGNSLLDLMVFGKRSGLTAASRAGSMQQGKLSLQHLQRFRAEAKQHGSSNGVISPMILPAYTRKE from the coding sequence ATGGATATTCACGCGCTTCAACAGATTGTCCACCAAACTCGGGATGCTCGCCGCAAGCAGACCATCCCAAAGTTTACTCCGGCTGATCGCGACCAACTCATTCATAAGTATCACCCCGATTATCGCGCCAGTGCCTATCGCCCAATTCGATTTGGTCCGAACGCGAATGACCAAACAGTCGTTGAGTTGGCCGCGCTGCTCGAAGGGGATAGTTCAATCGTTGAGAATGTCGATCTCACTCCCCACTATACGACCGATGTTCTCGTCATCGGCGGGGGTGGTGCCGGTTGTGCTGCGGCGTTGCATGCCCATGGGGCAGGCGCGAAGGTCATTCTGGCGACGAAGCTACGACTCGGTGATTCGAATAGCGTGATGGCCCAGGGAGGGATGCAAATTTCCGTTGCCCCGGAAGATTCCCCGGTCACTCATTTTTTGGACACCCTAAAGGGCGGCCACATGCAGAACGACCATGAGTTGCTGAAAGTCATGGTCGAAGATGGGCCGTCCATTGCGAAGTGGTTAATTGAACTGGGCGTACTGTTTGATCGACAAGCCGATGGTAATCTGCACGTCAAAAAGGGTGGCGGGAGTTCAAAGCCGCGGCTTTTGACCTGCTCAGACTACACGGGTCTTGAGATCATGCGTGTCCTCAAAGATGAAGTGCTGAATCAGAAGATCCAGCTGCTTGAATTCTGTGCCGCCGTGGAGTTGTTGAGCGATGACAGTGGACAGTGCACTGGGGCCATCTTTAAGGATCTCGACAATCACCGGCAGGTCGTGGTGGCTGCCAAGTCCGTGATTCTTGCGACCGGTGGTATTGGACGGCTCCATATTCAGGGATTTCCCACGAGCAACCATTATGGTGCAACCGGCGATGGTTTATGCCTCTCCTATCGAATGGGAGCGAAGCTCGATCACATCGATACGTTCCAATATCACCCCTCCGGTGCGGTCTATCCAGAGCAATTGATCGGTGCCTTGGTCACGGAAGGCATCAGGTCAGAGGGCGGCCATCTGGTCAACGCCAAGGGGGAGCGGTTTGTGAATGAGCTGGATACGCGCGATGTGGTCTCCTCTTCGATTATTCGTGAGTGTGAAGAGGGCCGTGGTATTCGCACCATGTCTGGCCGCATCGGTGTCTGGCTGGATACGCCTTTGCTTGATGCAGAGCATGGGCCGGGGACGGTAGAAAAGCACTTTCCCGCCATGATGATGCAGTTTGAGCGATTCGGCATCGATATCAGCAAGGATCCCGTCCTCATCTATCCGACATTGCATTACCAAAACGGTGGCGTAAAGATCGACGCAAACTCAGAAACCAACGTCAAGAATCTCTTCGTCGCCGGCGAGGCTTCCGGAGGGTTGCATGGACGGAATCGATTGATGGGGAATTCGTTGCTCGATCTGATGGTATTTGGGAAGCGGTCAGGTTTGACGGCGGCCTCGCGCGCTGGATCCATGCAACAAGGGAAACTCTCGCTCCAACATTTGCAGCGATTCAGGGCGGAGGCGAAGCAACACGGCAGTTCCAACGGGGTCATCTCTCCGATGATTCTCCCTGCCTATACACGTAAGGAATAG
- the sucC gene encoding ADP-forming succinate--CoA ligase subunit beta, with amino-acid sequence MNVHEFQAKQLFAQFGVPVPRGKEITSPEGATAWASELNTPVFVVKAQIHAGGRGKAGGVKITKDKAAVAGLAKELIGKTLVTHQTGPKGRQVHRLLLEEGANISKELYLSILVDRDSGWPVFIASTEGGMEIEEVADKTPEKIIKELIDPAVGFQGYNGRNVAFALGLNAIEPAVMNPFIQMMGNLYRLFMEKHAAMVEINPLIITKEKTIVALDGKVSFDDNALFKHADIQQMRDLSEEEPLEIEAGANNLNYVKLDGNIGCMVNGAGLAMATMDVIKLAGSEPANFLDVGGGATKETVAAGFRILLKDPNVKGIFINIFGGIVRCERIAHGVIEAAKEVKIAVPLVVRLQGTNADEGRTLLAESGLKLEVANDLWEAAQKIVKLTGKAA; translated from the coding sequence ATGAACGTTCATGAATTTCAGGCCAAACAGTTGTTCGCACAGTTCGGGGTGCCGGTGCCGCGGGGAAAGGAAATTACCTCACCCGAAGGTGCAACTGCCTGGGCCAGTGAACTCAATACGCCGGTCTTCGTGGTGAAAGCTCAGATTCATGCGGGCGGTCGCGGCAAAGCTGGCGGCGTCAAGATTACCAAGGATAAGGCGGCGGTGGCGGGCTTGGCCAAGGAGTTGATCGGCAAGACGCTGGTAACACATCAGACGGGTCCCAAGGGCCGCCAGGTCCACCGGCTTCTTCTCGAAGAAGGCGCAAACATCAGTAAGGAACTGTATTTGAGCATTCTAGTGGACCGCGATTCCGGGTGGCCTGTATTTATTGCCAGCACCGAAGGGGGCATGGAAATCGAAGAAGTCGCGGACAAGACTCCTGAGAAAATTATCAAGGAATTGATTGATCCCGCCGTGGGATTCCAGGGCTACAACGGGCGCAACGTGGCCTTCGCTCTCGGTCTCAATGCCATTGAGCCGGCGGTCATGAATCCCTTTATCCAGATGATGGGCAATCTCTATCGGTTGTTCATGGAAAAGCACGCGGCGATGGTAGAGATCAATCCGCTCATCATCACCAAAGAAAAGACGATTGTTGCGCTCGACGGCAAAGTCTCCTTTGATGATAACGCGCTGTTTAAGCACGCTGATATTCAGCAAATGCGCGATCTCAGCGAAGAAGAGCCGTTGGAAATCGAAGCTGGCGCGAACAATCTGAATTATGTGAAGCTTGACGGCAACATTGGTTGCATGGTCAATGGTGCAGGCCTCGCTATGGCGACGATGGATGTAATCAAGCTGGCGGGCAGTGAGCCGGCCAACTTTCTCGATGTGGGCGGCGGCGCGACGAAAGAGACTGTGGCGGCCGGTTTCCGTATCCTGCTCAAAGATCCGAACGTCAAAGGCATCTTTATCAATATTTTCGGCGGCATTGTGCGCTGTGAGCGAATTGCGCATGGAGTGATCGAGGCGGCCAAAGAAGTGAAGATCGCAGTGCCGTTAGTGGTGCGCCTCCAGGGGACAAATGCAGATGAAGGCCGCACACTGTTGGCGGAGTCTGGTCTCAAGTTGGAGGTGGCCAACGATCTGTGGGAAGCGGCGCAGAAAATCGTGAAGCTGACCGGCAAGGCGGCGTAA
- the sucD gene encoding succinate--CoA ligase subunit alpha: MSILVNKNTRVVVQGITGKEGSFHATQCKAYGTKMVAGVTPGKAGQEVEGIPVFNTVADAVRKTDCDTSLIFVPPPFCADAILEAADAGVKLIICITEGIPVNDMVKVKRALHGRDVRLIGPNCPGVITVDEAKIGIMPGFIHKRGVVGVVSRSGTLTYEAVHQLSTLGLGETTCVGIGGDPVNGTGFVDVLPLFENDAETQAVVMIGEIGGDAEEKAAEYIKKHVKKPVISFIAGITAPPGRRMGHAGAIISGGKGTATEKMKALEAAGVRVVKNPAEIGHAVKAALGR, from the coding sequence GTGAGCATTCTCGTCAATAAGAATACGCGAGTGGTAGTGCAAGGGATCACGGGGAAGGAAGGATCCTTCCACGCAACGCAATGCAAAGCGTACGGCACGAAGATGGTCGCTGGAGTAACGCCGGGGAAGGCCGGACAGGAAGTTGAGGGCATCCCCGTATTCAATACCGTGGCCGATGCCGTCAGGAAGACCGACTGCGACACCTCTCTGATTTTTGTGCCGCCGCCGTTTTGTGCAGATGCGATCCTGGAAGCCGCCGATGCAGGTGTCAAACTGATCATCTGCATTACGGAAGGTATTCCCGTCAACGACATGGTGAAGGTGAAACGCGCGCTGCATGGCCGAGATGTCCGATTGATCGGCCCGAACTGCCCAGGCGTCATCACAGTCGACGAAGCCAAGATCGGTATCATGCCAGGTTTTATTCATAAACGGGGCGTCGTCGGCGTCGTTTCGCGCAGCGGCACCTTGACCTATGAAGCGGTCCACCAGCTTTCGACCTTGGGTCTCGGCGAAACGACTTGTGTCGGCATCGGCGGGGATCCCGTCAACGGCACAGGGTTTGTGGACGTGTTGCCCCTGTTCGAGAACGATGCAGAAACTCAGGCTGTGGTGATGATCGGTGAAATTGGTGGTGACGCGGAAGAAAAGGCAGCCGAATACATTAAGAAACACGTGAAAAAGCCCGTGATTAGTTTCATTGCCGGGATCACGGCTCCTCCGGGGCGTCGGATGGGGCATGCGGGTGCCATCATTTCAGGTGGCAAGGGGACCGCGACGGAAAAAATGAAGGCGCTAGAAGCTGCCGGTGTACGAGTTGTGAAGAATCCCGCCGAAATTGGCCATGCCGTGAAGGCAGCGCTCGGCCGCTAG
- a CDS encoding radical SAM protein — protein MLVFLIHVRDPQFYALPAKTRAKNGRIRVMGFPPIGIMSLSSVLKRAGHECVMFDQAHPETPNEFIIEEIKRRKPALVGLSFLSTTSYPYAKILARQIRAADTDVKLAFGGVFASLNAGLVKLQCPEVDFVCRGDGEQLLLDLLDRFDDPQSVGGLTWAKDGQVINNPNRTMERHLDQWPFPDRESLELDFVESMPLDVPAVLSMERFTTMQTSRGCPWPCVFCDIPIFNEGKWRARTAQHVVDELKYLEANGYGSVYFVDDHFLLQPKRIDAICKGIIEAKLTIQWGIEGRVDSVAQHLFPAMAQAHCRTVMFGIESGSQRILDRLQKEQTLAEVETAVRNAKKAGIEIVHGFFTVGNPDETVEDMQKTFDFASKLPLDTFGFNRLCVYRGTPLWQEYIKRGLVTDAKDWYKYFKCSEIDPTCLPGAVINSVRQEGLKKLFIYKLTRYPIQTFKLLRRFLRFMPFRDVAYLIIKPFLGQKKGATKAEVLSRAVEHAEMKDAAAQLTQLSDDLLHSVLEESKAERQRIQQEAEGSRELPMVNSR, from the coding sequence ATGCTGGTGTTTCTTATACATGTGCGTGATCCCCAGTTTTATGCCCTTCCGGCCAAGACTCGAGCCAAGAATGGGCGTATCCGGGTCATGGGGTTTCCGCCGATCGGCATTATGTCGTTGTCGTCAGTATTGAAGCGGGCGGGCCATGAATGTGTGATGTTCGATCAGGCGCATCCTGAGACTCCGAATGAATTCATCATCGAAGAGATTAAACGGCGGAAGCCTGCCCTGGTGGGTCTTAGCTTCCTCAGCACCACCAGTTATCCGTATGCAAAAATTCTTGCGCGCCAGATTCGAGCCGCTGATACCGACGTGAAGCTAGCATTCGGTGGAGTCTTTGCCAGTCTCAACGCAGGCTTGGTGAAACTGCAGTGCCCAGAAGTCGATTTCGTGTGTCGAGGAGACGGGGAGCAATTGTTGCTTGATTTACTCGATCGCTTTGATGATCCGCAGTCGGTGGGCGGCCTCACCTGGGCGAAAGACGGCCAGGTCATCAATAACCCCAACCGGACGATGGAACGCCACTTGGATCAGTGGCCTTTCCCGGACCGGGAAAGTTTGGAATTGGATTTTGTCGAGTCTATGCCGTTAGACGTGCCGGCGGTGCTGTCGATGGAGCGGTTTACGACCATGCAGACATCCCGGGGCTGTCCGTGGCCTTGTGTGTTCTGCGATATCCCCATATTCAATGAGGGGAAGTGGCGGGCTCGTACTGCGCAACACGTCGTTGACGAACTGAAGTATCTTGAGGCGAACGGGTATGGATCCGTCTATTTCGTCGATGATCACTTCTTATTACAACCCAAGCGCATCGACGCGATTTGCAAAGGGATCATCGAGGCCAAGCTCACGATTCAGTGGGGCATCGAAGGCCGTGTTGACTCCGTGGCACAACATCTGTTCCCCGCTATGGCGCAGGCGCATTGCCGGACGGTGATGTTTGGTATTGAAAGCGGCAGCCAGAGAATCCTGGATCGTCTCCAGAAGGAACAGACACTGGCTGAGGTGGAGACCGCCGTACGAAACGCCAAAAAGGCCGGGATTGAAATCGTTCACGGCTTCTTTACCGTGGGCAATCCAGACGAGACAGTCGAGGACATGCAGAAAACATTCGATTTCGCTTCGAAGCTTCCCTTGGACACTTTTGGATTCAACCGGCTCTGTGTCTATCGGGGAACGCCGTTGTGGCAGGAATATATCAAGCGCGGGTTAGTTACCGATGCCAAGGATTGGTACAAGTATTTTAAGTGCTCAGAGATCGATCCTACCTGTTTGCCAGGCGCAGTGATCAATTCGGTGCGCCAAGAAGGGCTAAAAAAGCTGTTTATTTATAAGCTCACCCGATATCCGATCCAGACCTTCAAGTTGCTGCGCCGCTTCTTGCGCTTCATGCCGTTCCGTGATGTGGCCTATCTCATCATCAAGCCCTTCTTGGGGCAAAAGAAAGGCGCGACGAAGGCTGAGGTGCTCTCGCGGGCGGTGGAGCATGCGGAGATGAAGGACGCGGCGGCTCAGTTAACTCAGCTCAGTGATGATCTGCTGCACAGTGTGTTGGAAGAGTCAAAGGCCGAGCGTCAACGGATTCAGCAGGAAGCCGAGGGGTCCCGAGAACTTCCCATGGTAAATTCACGCTAG
- the ahcY gene encoding adenosylhomocysteinase → MDYDVKDMGLADQGKLKIEWAEATMPVLRLIRKRFEREQPLKGIRATACLHVTTETANLMKTLKAGGADVRLCASNPLSTQDDVAAALVRHEGIPTFAIKGEDNKTYYRHIESAIAHKPHLSMDDGADVVSHLHSKRKDLLRNVIGGTEETTTGVIRLRSMAEKKVLKFPVISVNDADTKHMFDNRYGTGQSTMDGIVRATNRLVCGSTLVVAGYGWCGRGIATRARGMGANVIVTEIDPLKGLEAVMDGFRVMPMDEAAPLGDFFVTVTGNLKVIRGEHFAAMKDGAIVCNSGHFNVELDIPALEKLSKKKLAVRSGVDQYTLKNGRRVSLLGEGRLVNLATAEGHPSSVMDMSFANQALGAEYIVKNYKKLEKKVYPVPADIDKEISRLKLAGMGVSIDKLTKEQVKYLASWEMGT, encoded by the coding sequence GTGGACTACGATGTAAAAGACATGGGATTAGCCGACCAGGGAAAATTGAAAATCGAATGGGCGGAGGCGACGATGCCGGTGCTCCGACTCATTCGCAAACGCTTTGAGCGAGAACAGCCGCTCAAGGGCATCCGCGCCACCGCGTGCCTGCACGTGACCACCGAGACAGCCAACTTGATGAAAACCCTCAAAGCTGGTGGAGCAGATGTTCGCCTCTGCGCCTCCAATCCGTTGAGCACGCAAGACGATGTCGCCGCTGCTCTGGTGCGGCATGAAGGGATCCCGACCTTTGCCATCAAGGGAGAGGACAACAAGACATACTACCGGCACATTGAGTCGGCCATCGCCCACAAACCACATCTCTCGATGGACGACGGCGCCGATGTGGTCTCCCACCTGCACTCGAAGCGGAAAGACTTACTCCGCAACGTGATCGGCGGAACAGAGGAAACCACCACCGGCGTCATCCGCCTTCGCAGCATGGCCGAAAAGAAAGTGCTGAAGTTTCCGGTCATCTCCGTGAACGATGCGGACACAAAACACATGTTCGACAATCGGTACGGCACCGGCCAAAGCACCATGGACGGTATCGTCCGTGCCACCAATCGGTTGGTGTGCGGCTCCACACTTGTCGTTGCCGGCTACGGCTGGTGCGGCCGCGGCATCGCCACGCGCGCACGCGGAATGGGCGCGAACGTCATTGTGACTGAAATCGATCCATTGAAGGGTCTCGAGGCCGTCATGGACGGATTCCGGGTCATGCCGATGGATGAAGCAGCCCCCCTCGGCGACTTCTTCGTCACGGTCACGGGCAACTTGAAGGTCATTCGCGGCGAGCACTTTGCCGCCATGAAAGACGGGGCAATCGTCTGTAACTCCGGACACTTCAATGTTGAATTGGATATTCCTGCATTGGAAAAGCTCAGCAAGAAGAAACTCGCCGTGCGCTCGGGTGTGGACCAATACACTCTGAAGAACGGCCGACGCGTCAGCCTTCTGGGCGAGGGCCGTCTCGTAAATCTCGCCACCGCGGAAGGCCATCCTTCCAGCGTGATGGATATGAGTTTCGCGAACCAGGCCTTAGGCGCCGAATATATCGTGAAGAACTATAAGAAGCTGGAGAAGAAGGTCTATCCGGTTCCAGCCGATATCGACAAGGAAATCTCCCGGCTCAAACTCGCCGGCATGGGCGTGTCAATCGACAAGCTCACGAAAGAACAAGTGAAGTACTTGGCCTCGTGGGAAATGGGAACCTAG
- the metK gene encoding methionine adenosyltransferase has product MRHNYLFTSESVTEGHPDKIADQISDGILDAIIAQDKLSRVACETILTTGIAFVAGEISTKAYVEIPDIIREVIKDVGYTDASWGFDSNTCSVLTSIHQQSGDIAMGVDSGGAGDQGLMFGYATNETTELMPMPIVLAHRLTKRLAEVRKKKILKWVRPDGKSQVTVEYKDGKPFRIDTIVVSTQHSPDVTNKQIERDLMEHVIKPSMPKGLYHPTSVKHHINPTGRFVVGGPMGDTGLTGRKIIVDTYGGHGSHGGGAFSGKDPSKVDRSASYMARYIAKNIVAAGLAAKCEVQLAYAIGVADPVSVLVDTKDTEKVAPESLDKLVRKHFPLTPRGIIDHLKLRRPIFKQTAAYGHFGRNEPGFTWEITDKAKALRKDAGL; this is encoded by the coding sequence ATGAGACATAACTATCTGTTCACGTCTGAGTCGGTCACCGAAGGGCACCCGGATAAGATTGCCGATCAGATCTCAGACGGAATTTTAGACGCCATTATTGCCCAAGACAAGTTGTCACGCGTCGCCTGTGAAACCATCCTGACAACCGGCATCGCCTTCGTCGCTGGAGAAATCTCCACCAAGGCCTACGTGGAGATTCCCGACATCATTCGCGAAGTCATCAAGGATGTCGGGTATACGGATGCCTCCTGGGGATTCGACTCCAATACCTGCTCGGTCCTGACCTCCATTCACCAGCAGTCCGGGGATATCGCCATGGGTGTGGATTCCGGTGGTGCTGGCGACCAGGGACTCATGTTCGGGTATGCCACCAACGAAACCACCGAACTCATGCCGATGCCGATCGTACTGGCCCATCGATTGACCAAGCGGTTGGCCGAAGTGCGCAAGAAAAAGATCCTGAAATGGGTTCGCCCCGACGGCAAATCCCAAGTCACAGTGGAATACAAGGACGGGAAGCCCTTCCGTATCGATACCATCGTCGTCTCCACGCAACACAGCCCCGATGTGACCAATAAGCAGATTGAAAGGGATTTGATGGAGCACGTCATCAAGCCCTCCATGCCGAAAGGCTTGTACCACCCGACAAGCGTGAAACACCATATCAACCCGACCGGTCGATTCGTGGTCGGCGGCCCGATGGGCGATACCGGCCTCACTGGCCGGAAGATCATTGTCGATACCTACGGCGGACATGGGAGCCACGGCGGAGGTGCCTTCTCAGGGAAAGATCCTTCGAAAGTGGATCGCTCAGCCTCGTACATGGCTCGCTACATTGCCAAGAACATCGTTGCTGCCGGACTGGCCGCAAAGTGCGAAGTCCAGCTGGCCTATGCCATCGGCGTGGCTGATCCCGTCTCCGTCTTGGTCGACACCAAGGACACCGAGAAGGTCGCACCCGAAAGCCTGGATAAACTCGTCCGGAAGCATTTCCCATTGACTCCACGTGGAATCATCGACCATCTCAAGCTCCGCCGGCCCATTTTTAAGCAGACCGCGGCCTACGGACACTTCGGTCGTAACGAACCGGGGTTCACCTGGGAAATTACCGATAAAGCCAAAGCCTTGCGCAAGGACGCAGGCCTCTAA